Proteins encoded together in one Cicer arietinum cultivar CDC Frontier isolate Library 1 chromosome 4, Cicar.CDCFrontier_v2.0, whole genome shotgun sequence window:
- the LOC140920074 gene encoding zinc finger BED domain-containing protein RICESLEEPER 2-like: MKKWMNVRNCLLLNGEYIHTQCCAHILSLIVKECLKDGDISITRIWKAVKYVRLSPSRLARFKGCVEREKISYKDLICLDVETRRNSTYLMLVIAVKYKKAFDLLEISDAKYVKELSKEKGPGVPLSKDWDFVNTVLPFLRIFYYATMRIFGSS, from the coding sequence atgaagAAGTGGATGAATGTGAGGAACTGTTTGCTCTTGAACGGAGAATATATCCATACGCAGTGCTGTGCACATATCTTGAGTTTGATTGTAAAGGAATGTTTAAAAGATGGGGACATTTCTATCACAAGAATCTGGAAAGCAGTCAAGTATGTGAGATTGTCTCCTTCAAGATTGGCAAGGTTTAAGGGATGTGTTGAAAGGGAGAAAATTTCTTATAAAGATCTCATATGTCTAGATGTGGAAACCAGAAGGAATTCTACATATTTGATGTTAGTAATAGCTGTGAAGTATAAAAAAGCCTTTGATTTGTTAGAAATTTCCGATGCTAAGTATGTCAAAGAACTATCTAAGGAGAAAGGCCCTGGAGTACCTCTATCCAAGGATTGGGACTTTGTTAATACGGTGCTTCCCTTTTTGAGGATTTTCTATTATGCTACTATGCGTATTTTCGGCTCTTCATAA
- the LOC113784490 gene encoding uncharacterized protein: MKNKQVGAYASRNLKVHEKHYCTYVMELATISFALKIERHYLYGCNFDVLSDHKSLKYLFDQKELKGLKLLEDFRDLDLNLDSLMGKMQYGMIIVDNKLMNEIKGLQAIDEAIQGKRKLVETSKAPEFKMGPDNILRCNKCICVPDNTELRKTTLDEVHKRKLSIHPCTTNMYKDLKQRFWWLGMKK, encoded by the exons ATGAAGAACAAACAAGTGGGAGCATATGCTTCAAGGAATCTGAAGGTGCATGAGAAGCATTATTGCACTTATGTAATGGAGTTGGCTACAATTAGTTTTGCACTAAAGATTGAGAGGCACTATCTATATGGGTGCAATTTTGATGTATtaagtgaccataaaagtttgaaatacttgtttgatcagaaggagc TGAAAGGGTTAAAGTTGTTAGAGGATTTTCGGGACTTGGATCTTAATTTGGATTCCTTGATGGGAAAAATGCAATATGGAATGATCATCGTAGATAATAAACTGATGAATGAGATAAAAGGCCTTCAAGCGATCGATGAGGCTATTCAGGGGAAGCGAAAGTTGGTTGAGACTAGCAAGGCTCCCGAATTTAAAATGGGTCCAGATAACATTTTGCGGTGTAATAAATGTATTTGTGTGCCCGATAATACAGAGTTGAGAAAGACTACTTTGGATGAGGTTCATAAGAGAAAATTGAGTATTCACCCTTGTACTACAAATATGTATAAAGACCTGAAGCAGAGATTTTGGTGGCTAGGAATGAAGAAATAA
- the LOC105853068 gene encoding zinc finger BED domain-containing protein DAYSLEEPER-like has product MGISMKSKYDKYWGNIDGINVLLLIVVVLDPTCKFGYVNYFLDYFFEVDGEALKTKLSSSLKSIYREYEGMEEGSQSMEESQPEENDNDIHDMSFYKKSTGQIIDPKSKLDKYLAEKCEPYFVEFDILNWWKFFET; this is encoded by the coding sequence ATGGGGATTAGTATGAAGAGTAAATATGACAAGTATTGGGGCAACATTGATGGAATAAACGTGCTGTTACTGATTGTTGTTGTATTGGACCCAACTTGTAAATTTGGATATGTAAACTACTttcttgattatttttttgaagtagATGGTGAGGCATTGAAGACAAAATTGTCATCTTCCTTGAAATCAATTTATCGAGAATATGAAGGTATGGAGGAAGGTTCTCAAAGTATGGAAGAATCACAACCAGAGGAAAATGATAATGATATACATGATATGAGCTTCTACAAAAAGTCAACTGGACAAATAATTGATCCTAAGTCTAAGCTTGATAAATACCTTGCTGAAAAGTGTGAACCTTATTTTGTCGAGTTTGACATTCTGAATTGGtggaaattttttgaaacataa